A section of the Triticum dicoccoides isolate Atlit2015 ecotype Zavitan chromosome 7A, WEW_v2.0, whole genome shotgun sequence genome encodes:
- the LOC119328650 gene encoding uncharacterized protein LOC119328650: MARPMRLMENARERAKAHANRANALKKQAEKLATLCAVPVALVCTGAGAPPLVWESEEGVLERYRRAVPPEARAGHTHRDYLEAELGKRRAKLARARHGCPAALPDWDEALNDMTLDDARALLRAIDAALRATGDRMEALGVPADHGHGHGPLGEQVAPDSSDVAVMPQHFWHDGGVSWTVGDPVDMADAEGLQQLQMVPYHGGNNDGLLEQFPRDHGFQMQPGCNGFQCAGGNFSGDGDDGMLALGLANAGYNYSRGSDKMLAPGLGNADYNYLGGGDGMLSLGLGNAGYNHSGCGDGMLAPGFANAGYNYSVGGGDKMLAPGFGNAGYNWPDLTMWHTDEVCFADGTLAPEHYSGKVAAGGDYVSTLPSGYGYPMAMGMDVGDNFTSLESNYTAAHWQAEALHRSNANASASTITSTGELLSAASSPRYLY; this comes from the coding sequence atggcgcgccccatgaggctcATGGAGAACGCGCGGGAGCGTGCCAAGGCGCACGCCAATAGGGCCAATGCGCTCAAGAAGCAGGCGGAGAAGCTCGCCACGCTCTGCGCGGTCCCAGTCGCGCTCGTCTGCACCGGCGCCGGGGCTCCGCCGCTCGTGTGGGAGTCGGAGGAGGGCGTGCTCGAGAGGTACCGCCGCGCCGTCCCGCCGGAGGCCCGCGCGGGGCACACGCACCGGGACTACCTCGAGGCGGAGCTGGGCAAGCGGAGGGCCAAGCTCGCCAGGGCGCGCCACGGCTGCCCCGCCGCGCTCCCGGACTGGGACGAGGCGCTCAACGACATGACGCTGGACGACGCGCGGGCGCTGCTCCGGGCCATCGACGCGGCGCTGCGGGCCACGGGAGACAGGATGGAGGCGCTGGGCGTGCCTGCTGaccacggccacggccacggcccaCTCGGTGAGCAGGTCGCGCCGGACTCTTCCGACGTCGCCGTCATGCCGCAGCACTTCTGGCACGACGGCGGCGTGTCCTGGACCGTGGGCGACCCCGTGGACATGGCCGACGCCGAGGGCTTGCAGCAGCTGCAGATGGTGCCGTACCACGGCGGGAACAACGACGGCCTACTCGAGCAATTCCCACGGGACCATGGCTTCCAGATGCAACCAGGATGCAACGGCTTCCAATGCGCCGGCGGCAACTTctcgggcgacggcgacgacgggatGCTCGCGCTGGGCCTCGCCAATGCTGGCTACAACTACTCGCGCGGCAGCGACAAGATGCTCGCGCCAGGCCTCGGCAACGCTGACTACAACTActtgggcggcggcgacgggatgcTCTCGCTTGGCCTCGGCAATGCTGGCTACAACCACTCGGGCTGCGGCGATGGGATGCTCGCGCCGGGCTTCGCCAATGCTGGCTACAACTACTCAGTCGGCGGCGGCGACAAGATGCTCGCGCCGGGCTTCGGCAACGCTGGTTACAACTGGCCTGATCTTACCATGTGGCACACCGACGAGGTGTGCTTCGCCGACGGCACTCTGGCGCCTGAGCACTACTCCGGCAAGGTCGCCGCCGGCGGCGACTACGTGAGCACACTACCATCTGGGTACGGGTACCCCATGGCCATGGGCATGGACGTCGGCGACAACTTCACCAGTCTGGAGAGCAACTACACGGCGGCGCATTGGCAAGCCGAGGCGCTCCATCGCTCCAACGCCAACGCCAGCGCCAGCACCAT